A single region of the Podospora pseudopauciseta strain CBS 411.78 chromosome 1, whole genome shotgun sequence genome encodes:
- a CDS encoding hypothetical protein (EggNog:ENOG503PHMZ) codes for MILTANKLLIASTFPEQLNLGSKLPWSSPLVRSSTPTHHSPVINIIKESQLSKMNSNRSRPDSRAGRASERVTFDEIALSDDERIATVFHPMKALASRNQADEQALGDERESRGFSRNYRGDMNNPKNQRGMVSDNENTSLFITRLPADVTPAQLLKALAPHGPFGRVWSVHVIPANADKGQTGAAAKLIMFDRAGAEAVYNFIHRGGLSFYNGSTRIRAIVSWNQVKSPPSDPRGTKSRVLIISGPADFVDVKKLRALFSRYFIYQEEEVKLTSHRDSKHEIEFRFCCFHAQAEAASVFLGRLKPSSVRVKFGADPLAQQPPANAQARSSVTKDRWALLGQRRRGGSSS; via the exons ATGATTTTGACCGCAAATAAACTCTTGATTGCTTCCACTTTCCCAGAACAACTCAACCTGGGCTCCAAACTACCTTGGTCTTCCCCCCTCGTAAGATCATCGACACCAACCCATCACTCCCCCGTCATCAACATAATCAAGGAATCCCAA CTCAGCAAAATGAACTCCAACCGCTCCCGTCCCGATAGCCGGGCTGGCCGCGCTAGCGAGCGCGTTACCTTTGATGAGATAGCGCTCAGTGACGACGAACGTATCGCCACAGTTTTCCACCCCATGAAGGCCTTAGCCAGCCGTAACCAGGCGGACGAGCAAGCGTTGGGGGACGAGCGGGAGAGTCGCGGGTTCTCCCGCAACTACCGCGGCGATATGAACAATCCCAAGAACCAGCGCGGCATGGTTTCCGACAATGAGAACACCAGCTTGTTCATCACCCGGCTGCCTGCGGATGTCACCCCCGCTCAGCTCTTGAAAGCCCTCGCCCCCCATGGACCTTTCGGGAGGGTTTGGTCAGTCCACGTCATCCCTGCCAATGCCGACAAGGGCCAGACAGGGGCCGCGGCTAAGCTCATCATGTTCGATCGCGCTGGGGCTGAGGCGGTATACAACTTCATTCACCGCGGCGGTCTTTCTTTCTACAATGGGTCGACCAGGATCCGGGCGATTGTCTCCTGGAACCAGGTCAAGTCACCGCCGTCAGATCCCCGGGGCACCAAGTCGCGCGTTCTCATTATCTCGGGCCCTGCCGACTTTGTCGATGTGAAGAAGCTCAGAGCTCTGTTCAGTCGCTACTTCATCTatcaggaggaggaagtcaAGCTTACCTCGCATCGGGACTCCAAGCATGAGATTGAGTTCAGGTTCTGCTGCTTTCACGCTCAGGCGGAGGCCGCATCGGTCTTCCTCGGACGTTTGAAACCTTCGAGTGTGCGTGTCAAGTTTGGAGCCGACCCTCTTGCTCAGCAGCCCCCAGCAAACGCTCAGGCTCGGTCGTCTGTAACGAAGGACCGCTGGGCCCTGTTGGGTCAGCGCAGACGTGGAGGATCTAGTTCTTAA
- a CDS encoding hypothetical protein (EggNog:ENOG503P7JQ; COG:S), whose amino-acid sequence MASNNPGNFANRPKEEVREIASKGGKASHGGGGTQAANDDSSSGNSGTGNQGFASMDPEKQREIASKGGKASSGSFEPGSERAREAGRKGGLASHGGNSEE is encoded by the exons ATggccagcaacaaccccggAAACTTTGCCAACCG tcccaaggaggaggtgcgCGAGATTGCTTCCAAGGGTGGCAAGGCTAGCCACGGCGGAGGCGGCACTCAAGCTGCCAACGACGACTCCTCCTCTGGCAACAGCGGTACGGGCAACCAGGGCTTTGCCAGCATGGACCCCGAGAAGCAG CGTGAGATCGCTTCCAAGGGAGGCAAAGCCTCCTCCGGTAGCTTTGAGCCCGGTAGCGAGCGTGCCCGCGAGGCTGGCAGGAAGGGAGGACTCGCCAGTCATGGTGGCAATTCCGAGGAGTAG
- a CDS encoding hypothetical protein (EggNog:ENOG503NZJM; COG:V): MRNIPGSLGRKTWTWWMASRGSTKWLLVPDVVHGFDSANWRNKYLGGDEEARMDAEMKTMAYQREVAEWLWGGLFGWLSTGEDLTIPPSQYGLQVVMGFGFGFNMGTLLMMMPLAVKQEDMRMLSGVLLSTLS, encoded by the exons ATGCGAAACATACCAGGTTCTCTTGGGCGGAAGACATGGACATGGTGGATGGCGTCAAGGGGGAGCACGAAATGGCTGCTCGTGCCGGATGTGGTGCATGGGTTTGATTCGGCGAACTGGAGGAATAAATATCTCGGTGGGGATGAAGAGGCGAGGATGGATGCAGAGATGAAGACGATGGCTTATCAAAGGGAAGTGGCAGAGTGGctgtgggggg ggttgtttggATGGTTGTCAACCGGGGAGGACTTGACTATCCCACCAAGCCAGTATGGTCTGCAGGTCGtgatggggtttgggttCGGGTTCAACATGGGGAcgttgctgatgatgatgccgctTGCGGTCAAGCAAGAGGATATGCGTATGTTGTCTGGCGTCCTGTTGTCAACTCTCAGCTAA
- a CDS encoding hypothetical protein (EggNog:ENOG503P45X), with protein MIPKHRRFVFEHDEWDDTHYSCVFFDQERRQYMQLQFATEAVPKIPDNHVRRIESEKKFYEYARIWLPAICDKLAPAHQTFVADTDGNLVSSGKSTIPIQPSYVDRKHEAVKPTEPGFRGFVYRNKLLELIRRPGQVDRVAYISTVGEKGGPIKEGRVVEADFRYYCTKDAKTISHCLRNLYFLNRILTIPNDQILGRFHHAVLEKKSVVGYLTQAARGPNINTFSTADKKRPFKLAHLEKLLDGVKTLNLVYGLVSKDLQANDIVIDEDTDELWFRSFSHCVPISSQNAMFDVALAYILLYEKITHNIQTPPKTLAEARDLVKKLSAIDTWFKSDAAELDADVTKYRRVMNNFLQSSYLDVLFEKSQHPKPQTGIGSSEVATEGRGNASLGNQTRLSRKRPNEGSPEDSRPSKRNKTNQDAPDVDVNWEEAKVPKIPLSIIIPDEFTIKVGGVEVNITSEKLWRRGKSEGTQDNPIIDWYRPATDSPARKGIKYLLANGKAAPENDRAGRWHELLIQQPTEEDEELDDWDPFALSGDVDDEIRQLCVNAAQVIASAKQRAANAREATLKAKTQARLAGVQVQEIRKAIENAQALVADYVAGNATRLTI; from the coding sequence ATGATTCCCAAACACAGAAGGTTCGTGTTTGAACACGACGAATGGGATGACACGCACTATTCCTGTGTGTTTTTCGACCAGGAGCGCCGACAGTACATGCAACTCCAGTTTGCTACCGAAGCAGTTCCCAAGATCCCCGACAACCATGTGCGCCGAATCGAATCAGAAAAGAAGTTTTACGAGTACGCCAGAATTTGGCTGCCGGCCATCTGCGACAAGCTGGCTCCTGCACATCAGACTTTCGTGGCAGATACCGATGGAAACCTTGTTTCTTCGGGTAAATCCACGATACCCATCCAGCCTTCCTATGTTGATAGGAAGCACGAGGCTGTGAAGCCGACAGAACCTGGGTTTCGCGGGTTTGTTTATCGAAACAAGCTCCTGGAGCTGATCCGGAGACCAGGCCAGGTAGACAGGGTGGCTTACATCAGTACTGTCGGCGAAAAGGGAGGCCCAATCAAGGAAGGCCGCGTCGTTGAGGCCGATTTCAGATATTACTGCACGAAAGATGCAAAGACAATCTCCCATTGCCTTCGCAATCTGTACTTTCTTAATCGAATTCTTACCATCCCCAACGATCAAATCCTTGGCCGCTTTCACCATGCAGTTCTCGAAAAGAAGTCGGTGGTGGGCTACCTCACACAGGCCGCAAGGGGTCCCAACATCAATACCTTTTCAACTGCAGACAAGAAGCGACCCTTCAAATTGGCTCACCTTGAAAAACTACTCGATGGTGTCAAGACCCTCAATTTGGTATATGGACTGGTTTCCAAGGATCTGCAAGCAAACGACATTGTGATTGACGAAGACACCGATGAGTTATGGTTCCGCTCGTTCAGCCACTGCGTCCCTATTAGCTCCCAAAATGCAATGTTCGACGTGGCTCTGGCTTACATCCTGCTGTACGAGAAGATCACGCACAATATCCAGACGCCTCCCAAAACTCTAGCTGAGGCTAGAGATTTGGTGAAAAAGTTGTCCGCCATCGACACCTGGTTCAAGTCCGACGCGGCTGAGCTCGATGCCGACGTCACAAAATATAGAAGGGTTATGAATAATTTCCTTCAGTCTAGCTATCTGGACGTGCTTTTCGAGAAGTCACAACACCCAAAACCACAGACCGGGATAGGATCAAGCGAAGTCGCAACTGAAGGGCGTGGGAATGCCAGTCTAGGGAACCAGACCAGACTGTCAAGGAAACGGCCAAACGAGGGGTCGCCAGAAGATTCAAGACCGTCTAAGCGCAACAAGACAAATCAAGATGCACCAGATGTGGATGTCAactgggaggaggccaaagTGCCCAAGATACCTTTGTCAATCATCATTCCGGACGAGTTCACCATCAAAGTTGGCGGCGTGGAGGTGAATATCACATCCGAAAAGCTTTGGCGTCGAGGGAAGAGTGAGGGAACACAAGACAACCCAATTATAGACTGGTATCGTCCAGCCACAGATTCCCCTGCTCGCAAAGGCATAAAATACCTTCTTGCGAACGGCAAAGCAGCCCCGGAAAATGATAGGGCCGGGCGGTGGCACGAATTGTTGATCCAACAGCCCAcagaggaagacgaggagctgGACGACTGGGATCCCTTCGCCCTCAGCGGTGACGTGGACGACGAAATACGGCAACTCTGTGTGAATGCAGCCCAGGTAATCGCTAGTGCCAAACAGAGGGCTGCCAATGCTCGGGAAGCTACCCTCAAGGCCAAAACCCAAGCTAGGCTGGCTGGAGTTCAGGTCCAAGAGATTAGAAAAGCCATCGAAAACGCACAAGCGCTCGTCGCCGATTACGTTGCTGGAAACGCGACAAGATTGACTATCTAG
- a CDS encoding hypothetical protein (COG:S; EggNog:ENOG503P365) encodes MWISIARPCQCSGAFQVNIVFLSLSISVFQAISATQQDTKDSANRSTMEFEGIIPPAVIISSNTMAVDDELLPLAPAFLDLAYTSFDPYSHQASFPHHQQPDPPYGGGNHHQEPISLYHSAGMMLAVDPQSIGYAYMPNCQSLMPVSTPLQLPVQPSTQTQTQQSIKTDTLRIGDAEAVWQFYDGRFQLFEQRGCIILARILIKIIAPKKKHHYPYIKGDSAAPPWWPQDGGVDENDRIRHVDPSYIPKTPRIRLLVHLIRLITEPHHRQHPEIQEANFDIGRLESVVMETISTWFQEEPRNGAKRPILEEIFHVAKAEASFKAGQIDDQSTIHVWPAKTLRPKYRKRSAAYNPTANDFDLELPPDMSDLAPDPQLAGSVLALGSVPEVCLEVPPGPTGSGQGIPAPVGSAVSLPSLPLPIDMIRLPAMAGEYVVDNGQDVRTETYADQTGLMQYGYAVGEEEQLAGVAYMSVGFPQLCHAGENVYAAAFPTGVIV; translated from the exons ATGTGGATTTCGATTGCAAGGCCGTGCCAATGCTCTGGAGCTTTCCAGGTCAACATCGTTTTCCTGTCCTTGTCGATTTCCGTTTTCCAAGCAATCTCTGCTACCCAACAGGATACCAAAGATTCAGCAAACAGAAGCACAATGGAGTTTGAAGGGATAATTCCCCCAGCGGTCATCATCAGCTCGAACACCATGGCTGTTGATGACGAGTTGCTGCCTCTGGCCCCTGCATTCTTGGACCTGGCATACACTTCATTCGACCCCTATTCCCATCAGGCCAGTTTcccgcatcatcaacagccaGATCCCCCATATGGAGGTGGCAATCACCATCAGG AACCGATCAGCTTATACCACAGTGCCGGTATGATGCTTGCCGTAGATCCGCAGTCGATCGGATATGCCTATATGCCGAATTGCCAGTCTTTGATGCCGGTGTCGACGCCCCTACAGCTACCGGTCCAGCCCTCAACCCAGACCCAAACCCAGCAGAGTATCAAGACGGACACGCTCAGAATCGGGGACGCAGAAGCTGTGTGGCAGTTTTATGATGGACGTTTCCAACTCTTTGAACAGCGAGGATGCATCATCCTGGCCAGGATCCTGATCAAGATCATCGccccaaagaagaagcatCACTACCCTTATATCAAAGGCGACAGCGCCGCGCCGCCTTGGTGGCCACAAGATGGTGGGGTGGACGAGAATGACAGAATTCGACATGTTGACCCTTCCTACATTCCCAAGACAC CGCGAATTCGTCTCCTTGTTCACCTCATCAGACTCATCACGGAGCCCCATCACCGACAGCATCCCGAGATCCAAGAGGCTAATTTTGACATTGGACGCTTGGAATCGGTAGTCATGGAGACCATCTCAACCTGGTTCCAAGAAGAGCCCCGAAATGGGGCAAAGAGGCCAATCCTGGAGGAAATATTCCATGTTGCCAAAGCAGAGGCATCGTTCAAGGCTGGCCAGATTG ACGACCAATCCACCATCCACGTCTGGCCGGCGAAAACCCTTCGACCCAAATACCGCAAACGAAGCGCCGCTTAcaaccccaccgccaacGACTTTGACCTCGAACTCCCACCCGACATGAGTGACCTCGCCCCCGATCCGCAGCTTGCTGGGTCAGTGCTGGCGTTGGGTTCGGTACCCGAGGTCTGTCTCGAGGTTCCACCTGGTCCGACGGGGTCCGGGCAAGGGATCCCTGCACCTGTTGGCAGTGCGGTGTCATTGCCTTCCCTTCCACTGCCGATCGATATGATTCGGCTTCCTGCTATGGCGGGAGAGTATGTGGTCGACAACGGGCAGGATGTGCGAACGGAGACGTATGCTGATCAAACCGGGCTGATGCAGTATGGGTATGCTGTTGGCGAAGAGGAACAACTTGCGGGAGTGGCGTATATGTCTGTTGGGTTTCCGCAACTCTGCCATGCTGGGGAAAATGTGTATGCAGCGGCGTTCCCAACTGGGGTTATTGTTTGA
- a CDS encoding hypothetical protein (COG:S; EggNog:ENOG503P2P7) — MGVTSLLVAQKQMNMPTRVALHNLFRSDSTVSECLSEYDKSDEIMSTKEIFKYSSSLPPGEIRLLSLVPCSSTLNFRLITTPLSSPVPYLALSYVWGTPRTASDSSAPSISVDNQSFIVTPNLHSALTSLLTPELQSGLPIWVDAVCINQVDDVEKEGQIKQMDQVYRNSERVIVHLGDSPNPDTARAVQQLRRLGKKVWDADAVILREQDMQHWPNFDHLDDEPEEKRRRTAVRDKIFKMIKQERGGIIWPRPKIPASAALDLFHRPWFGRAWVIQELVMAPDHERGDGGCVFAVGAERIRWEHLWAAHLFLVLWFILEARSIGNAKTYLGKLIAFGVYVRRIGMIPRAFSARAAQTLGLRKKYLQGELGLRLKDLLLQLYVGDSGGLLGCRYPQDKVNALRGMSSDGEMLDRFMTPGADWVDVYTSLARYLYEDGNLGFLGLCRQRNPRLPSWVPDWSQQQRPPWLGYSGDKGIPLYNAGGDTRAEVLARGEDGRVLVLKGYIVDTIQDVGSLWVADLADDFNWESAKLRIDDIDRFLSLSEKYTPQTARWRIMSADKELNDVMHQRRATQVSQESFLLLESATKLYDPGAGSSGAWYLTYRNVLMSLYGSRAFISNKGYVGLCPGTADLEDTIFIPSGSHCPYAIRKQPAPASVSDAEERWILLGEAYVHGIMDGELELGKPTSDITARMFSLA; from the coding sequence ATGGGTGTAACCAGCCTCCTCGTTGCTCAAAAACAAATGAATATGCCTACCAGGGTTGCGCTTCACAATCTTTTCCGGTCAGACTCGACAGTTTCCGAATGCCTGTCTGAATATGACAAGTCGGACGAGATCATGTCTACCAAAGAGATTTTCAAGTACTCCTCGTCGCTCCCTCCCGGCGAGATCCGGCTGCTGTCACTGGTCCCTTGTTCGTCAACGCTCAACTTCCGCCTCATCACAACCCCACTTTCCTCTCCGGTTCCGTACCTCGCTCTCTCTTACGTCTGGGGAACACCCAGAACAGCGTCCGACTCATCTGCGCCATCAATCTCGGTAGACAACCAATCCTTCATTGTCACCCCAAATCTGCACTCGGCGCTCACCTCGCTTTTGACTCCTGAGCTCCAGTCCGGTCTGCCAATATGGGTAGATGCGGTCTGCATCAACCAAGTGGACGACGTCGAGAAAGAAGGCCAGATTAAACAGATGGATCAGGTCTACCGCAACTCTGAAAGGGTTATTGTCCACCTTGGCGACAGTCCCAATCCCGACACGGCAAGAGCGGTGCAGCAGCTGAGAaggctggggaagaaggtgtgGGATGCTGACGCGGTCATCCTGCGGGAGCAGGATATGCAGCATTGGCCCAATTTCGACCACCTCGATGATGAACCTGAGGAAAAAAGGAGGCGAACTGCGGTTAGAGACAAGATCTTCAAAATGATCAAGCAAGAGAGGGGTGGAATAATCTGGCCGCGCCCCAAGATTCCTGCTTCGGCGGCGTTGGATTTGTTCCATCGGCCTTGGTTCGGCCGGGCTTGGGTTATTCAGGAGCTTGTCATGGCACCTGACCATGAGCGAGGTGATGGCGGCTGCGtgtttgctgttggggcGGAGAGGATCAGATGGGAGCATCTCTGGGCTGCGCAtctcttcttggtcttgtgGTTCATCTTGGAAGCAAGGTCGATCGGAAACGCAAAGACTTATCTTGGGAAACTGATTGCTTTTGGCGTCTATGTCAGAAGAATTGGCATGATTCCGAGAGCCTTCAGCGCCAGGGCGGCGCAAACACTGGGTCTGAGGAAGAAGTACTTGCAAGGAGAGCTTGGACTTCGCTTGAAGGACTTGCTTCTGCAGCTCTATGTTGGAGATTCCGGAGGCTTGTTAGGGTGTAGATATCCCCAGGACAAGGTCAATGCATTGAGAGGGATGTCCAGTGATGGAGAAATGCTTGACAGGTTTATGACACCAGGGGCGGATTGGGTAGACGTCTACACTTCATTAGCCAGGTATTTGTACGAAGATGGGAATCTAGGCTTTCTTGGTCTGTGTCGGCAGCGAAATCCCAGACTACCCTCTTGGGTCCCGGACTGGTCGCAACAACAACGTCCCCCGTGGCTGGGCTACAGCGGCGACAAGGGAATACCGCTCTACAATGCCGGGGGTGACACCAGAGCTGAGGTGCTTGCTAGGGGTGAAGATGGACGCGTACTCGTACTCAAAGGCTACATCGTGGACACAATCCAAGATGTTGGATCTTTGTGGGTTGCTGACCTCGCCGACGATTTCAACTGGGAGTCGGCCAAGTTGCGTATCGATGATATTGACCGGTTCCTATCTCTCAGCGAGAAGTACACACCCCAGACGGCCAGGTGGCGTATAATGTCGGCCGACAAGGAACTGAACGATGTGATGCATCAACGGCGAGCCACCCAGGTGTCCCAAGAATCATTCCTGCTGTTGGAAAGCGCAACAAAACTATACGACCCCGGAGCTGGTTCATCGGGGGCTTGGTACCTTACATACCGCAATGTTCTGATGTCACTTTATGGAAGCCGAGCTTTTATTTCGAATAAAGGGTATGTCGGGCTGTGCCCGGGCACAGCGGATCTGGAAGACACGATTTTCATTCCCAGCGGGAGTCATTGCCCTTACGCCATCCGAAAGCAACCCGCCCCAGCCTCCGTCTCCGACGCGGAAGAAAGATGGATATTGCTGGGTGAGGCATACGTCCATGGCATCATGGATGGGGAACTTGAACTGGGCAAGCCTACATCAGACATCACCGCAAGAATGTTCTCACTGGCGTGA
- a CDS encoding hypothetical protein (COG:S; EggNog:ENOG503P2KE), whose amino-acid sequence MCTMKLTSQARSGYRWRSLKHCTFGRTHEPSELAHPSQTETGPLIDNSIERSSKGRMLLLFFLHSYFLNFLTIPHLLLPTFCQHQKRTMMQPLPSPRYYTDLPNNDDHHHDDEFDVSSQNARSDNFRAALMNDDHEEKSWAIDTEGRQHAHVATSCQCRSNQPRKKRRWMCKAIMSIRSLLDTVMLVVILVLVAERRWPEYSILPGKQNNEGAKGEIGGDITGFAPYFSQQITTFQPDPLFVPDNSSDFFTEAVRKKWLGIVPRGLGYVTVNKTSSRGQDSFDNLPHPLKEYPSSTFTTSVTHQIHCLHTIAGVVAAYESNRLDMLPEEGAWHLNHCFDYLRQSIMCCGDVALEGQHTTFPEDFTGSDGWDAKHVCRDYGEVLEYLEANRADDQVWI is encoded by the exons ATGTGCACCATGAAATTGACCTCGCAGGCAAGGTCTGGCTACAGGTGGCGGTCTTTGAAACACTGCACGTTTGGAAGGACACACGAACCATCCGAGCTGGCCCACCCCTCTCAGACCGAGACAGGTCCCCTGATCGACAACTCGATTGAAAGATCCTCAAAAGGCAGAATGCTTCTTTTATTCTTTCTCCATTCTTATTTCTTGAACTTTTTGACGATACCACACCTGCTACTCCCCACTTTCTGCCAGCATCAAAAACGAACCATGATGCAGCCACTACCCTCACCGCGGTATTATACCGATCTCcccaacaacgacgaccaccaccacgatgACGAATTCGACGTTTCATCCCAAAACGCGCGCAGCGACAACTTCAGAGCCGCGCTCATGAACGACGATCATGAGGAAAAGTCTTGGGCTATTGATACAGAGGGGCGACAACATGCACATGTTGCCACATCATGTCAATGCCGGTCAAATCAACcgagaaagaagaggagatGGATGTGCAAGGCTATCATGTCCATCAGATCACTTCTCGACACAGTCATGCTGGTGGTGATTCTGGTGTTGGTTGCTGAGAGGCGGTGGCCGGAATATTCCATCCTGCCGGGGAAACAAAACAATGAAGGGGCAAAGGGTGAGATAGGGGGTGATATCACCGGGTTTGCGCCATATT TCTCTCAACAAATAACAACCTTCCAACCCGACCCTCTTTTCGTCCCAGACAACAGCTCTGATTTTTTCACCGAGGCCGTCAGGAAGAAGTGGCTGGGAATCGTTCCTC GCGGACTCGGCTACGTGACCGTcaacaaaacctcctcccgcGGCCAAGATTCATTTGACAATCTCCCGCACCCCCTGAAAGAGTATCCATCGtcaaccttcaccacctcggtAACCCATCAGATCCACTGCCTCCACACCATTGCCGGGGTGGTAGCAGCCTACGAGTCCAACAGATTGGACATGCTTCCAGAGGAGGGAGCGTGGCATTTGAATCATTGTTTTGATTACCTCAGACAGAGCATAATGTGCTGCGGTGATGTTGCACTGGAGGGGCAGCACACAACGTTTCCAGAGGACTTTACAGGGAGCGATGGGTGGGATGCGAAGCATGTTTGTCGGGATTATGGGGAAGTTCTGGAGTACTTGGAGGCAAACAGGGCCGATGACCAGGTTTGGATATGA
- a CDS encoding hypothetical protein (COG:O; EggNog:ENOG503P1A3), translated as MKKNTKSTASKKQQWDSALILPRVEKCASDKDEDYASSSYWYNSTSGVFNLRDIVVAIQRGDTCDRIRSLLSPHQTEFQSLKLKHEICGTVDDIPAFFFVVESGSAEMIRMWASYGGEVNTEYREVSLLVYAMVRCLSPTADGPVMVATLLSLGASIDSVPPPFYLPIDRDLPEAGPSDAEFAVFKQAKTGWVLGPVRRLLTDALNSCFTLRYALHRASITEPLSGANQAIAKKHSATGLLGVHYFLVGQTQACQSLVEIFMAQLALGADRPIILLFAGPSGHGKTELAQNMGKLLSLDLQTVDCTNLRTSMDLFGPFFPFAGYDQGSVVNNFLDEHKSQRSIVFLDEFEKTQPNVQEALLLPIQSGLYLDRRNQQIVDCSKTIWILATNAFDDTILSFCKTHYRELFTNTVGLDKRASHQARALGKELSAMIKKEAIGKFGAPLTGRITSVIPFLTFSPTEQAAVACKEMDRLGRKLARPVKLQIPFSYSVCKALASQGYDEQLGARSIINTVDSEVALPLVTHYLAAREEISEDDEGSCFTITVDADLGMIEVVEKQDTLLDEAGLIFNNLRGRI; from the exons ATGAAGAAAAACACCAAGTCTACTGCTTCCAAAAAGCAACAGTGGGACTCGGCACTCATCCTTCCTCGGGTCGAAAAGTGCGCATCAGACAAGGACGAAGACTATGCTTCATCTTCGTACTGGTACAACAGCACCAGTGGCGTGTTCAACCTTCGAGATATCGTCGTCGCCATCCAAAGAGGAGACACTTGCGACAGAATTCGATCGCTCTTGAGCCCTCACCAGACGGAATTCCAGTCGCTGAAGCTCAAGCATGAGATCTGCGGGACCGTCGATGACATTCCTGCATTTTTCTTCGTTGTCGAGAGTGGCAGTGCCGAGATGATCAGAATGTGGGCGTCTTACGGTGGAGAGGTCAACACTGAGTACCGAGAAGTTTCGTTGTTGGTCTACGCTATGGTTCGCTGTTTGTCCCCCACGGCCGATGGGCCTGTGATGGTGGCCACCCTTCTGAGTCTTGGAGCATCTATCGACTCTGTCCCTCCACCATTTTATTTGCCCATCGACCGAGACCTTCCCGAGGCCGGCCCTTCCGATGCTGAGTTTGCAGTCTTCAAGCAGGCCAAGACTGGATGGGTCTTGGGTCCTGTTCGCCGATTGCTCACGGACGCGTTGAACTCTTGCTTCACTCTGCGATACGCTCTGCACCGGGCCTCAATAACCGAGCCGCTCTCTGGCGCCAATCAAGCTATCGCAAAGAAGCATTCGGCCACCGGGCTGTTGGGGGTCCATTACTTCCTTGTGGGCCAAACCCAGGCGTGCCAGTCGCTGGTGGAGATCTTCATGGC CCAACTAGCCTTGGGGGCTGATCGACCGATAATTTTGCTGTTCGCAGGACCTAGCGGCCATGGGAAGACTGAGCTAGCGCAGAACATGGGAAAGCTTCTGTCTTTGGATCTCCAAACAGTTGATTGCACCAATTTGCGCACCTCGATGGATCTCTTTGGTCCCTTCTTTCCATTTGCAGGCTATGACCAGGGCTCAGTTGTCAACAACTTCCTCGACGAGCATAAAAGCCAGCGGTCCATTGTGTTTCTCGACGAGTTTGAGAAAACACAGCCGAACGTGCAAGAAGCGCTGCTACTTCCCATCCAAAGcg GTCTGTACCTCGACCGTCGGAACCAGCAGATCGTGGATTGCTCCAAGACCATCTGGATCCTCGCAACCAATGCGTTTGACGACACCATCCTTTCCTTTTGCAAGACTCACTACCGTGAGTTATTCACCAACACTGTTGGCCTTGACAAGAGGGCATCACATCAGGCGAGAGCGCTCGGGAAGGAGCTGTCGGCCATGATCAAGAAAGAAGCTATCGGGAAGTTTGGC GCACCCTTGACTGGCCGCATCACATCGGTGATACCCTTCCTCACCTTTTCACCTACCGAGCAAGCAGCCGTGGCATGCAAGGAAATGGACCGTTTGGGACGGAAGCTGGCCCGCCCAGTCAAG CTGCAGATTCCCTTCAGCTACTCTGTTTGCAAGGCGCTGGCATCGCAAGGCTATGATGAGCAACTGGGCGCAcgcagcatcatcaacaccgttGACAGCGAGGTGGCGCTGCCATTGGTCACACACTACCTTGCTGCGCGGGAGGAGATATCTGAAGACGATGAGGGGTCCTGTTTCACGATCACCGTTGACGCCGATTTGGGGATGATTGAAGTTGTAGAGAAGCAGGACACGCTTCTTGATGAAGCCGGTCTTATCTTCAACAatttgagggggaggatctGA
- a CDS encoding hypothetical protein (EggNog:ENOG503NW5V; COG:Q): MYRFHPSDKKGRWIILRNPIWNMLLTLKIYGQEFTDTPMLNSDIMEKLRLNKAEWARCDIEQFTEKRGGLGDHSLSAFSYQAHASKSPMAPPNWYLQTFPPNHPSICINCTYMNAIETVGNWHIGIFTGILLEFLVDPLTRPSPFWMKSWIDMTGLRKAASPAGPFEFFTYLELVWWLVFCVAFNPFRWKWALFVFFGLGYALPAWVVQT; this comes from the exons ATGTACCGATTTCACCCCTCG GATAAGAAAGGGAGGTGGATCATTCTCCGAAATCCAATCTGGAACATGCTGCTGACGCTGAAAATCTATGGGCAGGAGTTTACCGACACGCCGATGTTGAACTCGGACATTATGGAGAAGCTGAGGTTGAATAAGGCGGAGTGGGCGAGGTGTGATATTGAGCAGTTTACCGAAAAAAGGGGT GGTTTGGGAGACCACAGCTTGTCGGCTTTTTCCTACCAGGCTCATGCTTCCAAAAGCCCTATGGCCCCGCCCAACTGGTATCTCCAGACATTCCCACCCAACCATCCCAGCATATGCATCAACTGCACGTACATGAACGCGATTGAGACGGTCGGCAATTGGCACATCGGCATCTTCACGGGGATTCTGCTCGAGTTTCTGGTGGACCCGTTGACCCGGCCGAGTCCGTTCTGGATGAAGAGTTGGATCGACATGACGGGACTCCGCAAGGCTGCATCCCCAGCTGGGCCGTTCGAGTTCTTTACTTATCTCGAGCTTGTCTGGTGGCTCGTCTTTTGCGTGGCGTTCAATCCCTTCCGCTGGAAGTGGGCATTGTTCGTGTTCTTTGGCCTTGGCTATGCACTTCCAGCATGGGTGGTTCAGACTTGA